A single Syntrophorhabdales bacterium DNA region contains:
- a CDS encoding cation-translocating P-type ATPase — translation MFILLSSATGVLPEDFRSTDLFRACVNAGIIPDPHARRNQNTPSNEDIPPIPFTMKVEGMWCPSCAWVLEEVLKRSPGIAAVSVSFASDVIQGKYLPHVITLEEIARISEKLGYRRIIDQEEERKHKKESIIRLSLSAIVTTEVMMISMVLDGGFFTTFSTSDVRYLSLPLLLLTIPVVFWAGYPILKKGWYALVNRSPSMDTLVSVAALSAFFYSMVRLLQNNIHLYFDTAAMLVTFVLFGRYIETWLREKVLRNLRALHELGQQKVRLAGSNKQWVTPDALTLDSWFELTVGETLPVDAVIIEGKAMVDQAIITGEPRPVMKASGDELLSGSTLRSGTLILQKKRSAVDSFVGQILSLVEHAITSRMRQELLADALSRFFVPSVFALATGTAIVLWVEGFSSQEVLMRVLTIMLVACPCSLGIAMPLVKVAVVGAARRQGIIVREPDAIERVRKLDMLLFDKTGTLTEGTFKLQQIVTVNAASEPETLALLAALERLSPHLIARELVRAAAEKKVPLLEAHDFESFEGMGVAGAVEGLKICIGNQRLMQEKSLHVPDELRLRADAAEKEGFTAVWYGWRAQAQGLLLFGDSVKSHARETIAWLKSRGIAVWIVSGDGAGTTQALSDQLGADHCAGEMLPAEKASLIVALQGAGHRIGMVGDGINDAPAIAQADVGFSIASTSDISREASDVTLLTTNPAALISFFDLSRRAWRALLQNMFFAFAYNACALPVAAAGMLNPLIALCAMFASSLTVTANALRVFTLKSAKLERGRKMHEGKLWLKHSRAFTGQS, via the coding sequence GTGTTTATACTGCTTTCTTCTGCGACGGGCGTTTTACCGGAGGACTTCCGCTCTACCGATCTGTTTCGGGCTTGTGTAAATGCGGGCATCATCCCTGACCCGCACGCGCGGCGCAACCAAAATACCCCATCGAATGAGGACATCCCGCCGATACCCTTCACCATGAAGGTCGAAGGCATGTGGTGCCCTTCGTGCGCATGGGTCCTGGAAGAAGTGCTCAAGCGCTCTCCGGGAATTGCTGCAGTTTCGGTCAGTTTTGCGAGCGACGTAATTCAGGGGAAATATCTTCCCCATGTCATAACGCTTGAAGAGATTGCACGAATAAGCGAGAAGCTGGGGTACAGGCGCATAATCGATCAGGAAGAAGAGAGAAAGCATAAGAAGGAATCAATTATCCGGCTTTCTCTCTCGGCTATCGTGACTACAGAGGTCATGATGATCTCTATGGTGCTCGACGGAGGCTTCTTCACCACTTTCAGCACCAGTGATGTGCGTTATCTTTCGTTGCCACTCCTGCTTCTCACCATACCGGTGGTGTTCTGGGCAGGTTACCCCATCCTCAAGAAAGGCTGGTATGCCCTCGTCAACCGATCGCCTTCCATGGACACGCTCGTTTCAGTAGCGGCACTTTCGGCATTTTTCTACAGCATGGTGCGTCTCTTGCAGAACAACATCCATCTCTATTTCGATACTGCCGCAATGCTGGTTACGTTCGTTCTCTTCGGCCGTTACATCGAAACATGGTTGCGCGAAAAAGTACTTAGGAATCTGCGCGCACTTCACGAGCTGGGTCAGCAGAAGGTCAGACTCGCAGGCAGTAATAAACAATGGGTAACACCCGATGCGTTAACGCTTGATTCATGGTTTGAACTGACAGTGGGCGAGACATTACCAGTGGACGCGGTTATCATCGAAGGGAAAGCGATGGTCGATCAGGCCATCATCACCGGCGAGCCCCGGCCGGTCATGAAAGCTTCCGGAGACGAGCTTCTTTCGGGAAGCACACTTCGATCGGGCACATTGATATTGCAGAAAAAAAGATCGGCAGTGGATAGCTTTGTCGGTCAGATTCTTTCACTCGTCGAGCACGCAATAACATCCCGGATGCGCCAGGAACTCCTCGCGGATGCGCTGTCCCGCTTTTTTGTTCCGTCCGTTTTCGCACTCGCCACAGGTACGGCAATAGTACTCTGGGTTGAAGGCTTCTCTTCGCAAGAGGTACTCATGCGTGTGCTTACCATTATGCTCGTGGCTTGTCCGTGCTCGTTAGGCATAGCCATGCCGCTCGTAAAAGTGGCTGTCGTTGGTGCAGCCCGGCGCCAAGGCATCATCGTTCGTGAGCCTGATGCCATCGAACGCGTGCGCAAGCTCGACATGCTACTCTTTGATAAGACCGGGACTCTGACGGAAGGTACATTCAAGCTCCAGCAAATCGTAACAGTGAACGCGGCCTCCGAACCTGAAACACTCGCTCTGCTTGCAGCACTTGAGCGCCTCTCACCGCATCTCATTGCCCGGGAACTAGTGCGAGCGGCTGCCGAAAAAAAAGTGCCTCTTCTGGAAGCACATGATTTCGAAAGTTTCGAAGGCATGGGCGTGGCAGGTGCCGTAGAAGGTCTGAAGATATGCATTGGCAATCAACGATTGATGCAGGAGAAATCTTTACATGTGCCGGATGAACTACGGCTTCGCGCGGATGCGGCCGAGAAAGAAGGGTTCACTGCTGTCTGGTACGGTTGGCGCGCACAAGCACAAGGGCTTCTCCTTTTCGGTGACAGCGTAAAATCTCACGCTCGAGAAACGATCGCCTGGCTGAAATCCAGGGGCATTGCTGTCTGGATCGTCTCAGGCGATGGCGCAGGCACCACGCAAGCGCTCTCGGACCAGCTGGGAGCAGATCACTGCGCAGGCGAAATGCTTCCGGCAGAAAAGGCGTCCCTCATAGTTGCGCTACAGGGCGCGGGGCACAGAATCGGCATGGTTGGCGACGGTATCAACGATGCACCGGCAATCGCTCAGGCGGATGTGGGCTTCTCCATTGCTTCCACAAGCGATATTTCGCGGGAGGCATCCGACGTCACTCTGCTCACGACCAATCCCGCTGCATTGATCTCCTTCTTCGATCTGTCAAGACGGGCATGGCGAGCACTGCTGCAAAACATGTTCTTTGCTTTTGCCTACAATGCCTGCGCATTGCCGGTTGCGGCAGCCGGTATGCTCAACCCGCTTATTGCGCTGTGCGCCATGTTTGCAAGCAGCCTCACGGTAACGGCGAACGCACTGAGAGTATTTACACTCAAGAGTGCAAAGCTGGAGCGAGGCCGTAAAATGCACGAGGGGAAGTTATGGCTGAAACATTCACGAGCATTCACGGGGCAATCATAG
- a CDS encoding MFS transporter, whose amino-acid sequence MLEEGRHNQKSHVSAGKALLCAITGFFWFAQYIYIPFLTPYLFTLSMTGTVVGLIVGAYGITQLVLRIPLGITVDMVRNHKLFIVIGTFLAGISSLGMIISPSPLLLFVANATSGAASSTWISFTVLYATYYEKSEGAKAIGTINIFTNAGRFAAFIIGGILFERVGIRGLFVVSFISGVIGSALALFIKHEREAARFNISVGSLVTVMKEKRLLFFSGMCALAYLVVFGTVYSFTTSTAKNLGAAGMELALFAVLFSAAAMAGSYFVGTRTARKMGDAYVLLLAFLLLGIYCIGIAFSASVLPFFPLQVVAGLANGVLISSLMANAVRHVDDSRKSTAMGFYQSVYCLGITFGPVLMGFLVDHASTRASFMVMAFIPLACAALIPPAYKSHLLGRSKG is encoded by the coding sequence TTGCTGGAAGAGGGCCGTCATAACCAAAAGTCTCATGTTTCCGCCGGAAAGGCGCTCCTGTGCGCTATTACAGGATTCTTCTGGTTTGCGCAGTATATCTACATCCCTTTTCTGACGCCCTATCTCTTCACGCTCTCTATGACAGGCACGGTAGTCGGCCTCATTGTAGGAGCCTATGGCATTACACAACTCGTCCTCAGGATCCCTCTGGGCATTACTGTCGACATGGTGAGAAATCACAAATTGTTCATCGTGATCGGTACGTTCCTCGCCGGGATCTCATCTCTGGGTATGATCATTTCGCCTTCACCGTTACTGCTTTTCGTTGCAAATGCCACCTCGGGAGCAGCCTCATCGACGTGGATATCCTTTACCGTCCTCTACGCGACCTATTATGAAAAATCAGAAGGCGCTAAAGCCATCGGAACAATAAATATCTTCACGAACGCCGGGAGATTTGCGGCATTTATCATCGGAGGCATTCTTTTTGAACGTGTCGGCATCCGCGGACTTTTTGTGGTGAGTTTTATTTCAGGCGTGATCGGCAGTGCTCTTGCGCTCTTCATCAAGCACGAACGGGAGGCAGCCCGTTTCAACATCAGCGTAGGAAGTCTGGTCACTGTCATGAAAGAGAAGAGGCTTCTTTTCTTCTCAGGAATGTGCGCTCTTGCGTACCTCGTGGTGTTCGGAACCGTGTACTCCTTTACGACCAGCACGGCGAAAAACCTTGGCGCCGCAGGAATGGAGCTTGCGTTATTCGCGGTGCTGTTCAGCGCCGCAGCCATGGCTGGTTCCTATTTTGTCGGGACGAGGACTGCCCGGAAGATGGGCGACGCATACGTGCTCCTGCTTGCCTTCCTGCTTCTGGGAATCTATTGCATCGGTATCGCCTTCTCCGCTTCCGTACTTCCTTTCTTTCCTCTCCAGGTCGTTGCCGGTCTGGCCAATGGGGTACTTATCTCTTCGCTCATGGCGAATGCGGTCAGGCATGTCGACGACAGCAGGAAATCGACCGCCATGGGTTTCTATCAGTCGGTATACTGCCTCGGGATAACCTTTGGCCCGGTTCTGATGGGCTTCCTGGTCGATCACGCTTCGACCCGTGCTTCATTCATGGTTATGGCTTTTATCCCTCTTGCCTGTGCTGCTCTGATTCCGCCGGCGTACAAATCACACTTGCTCGGTCGAAGCAAGGGTTGA
- a CDS encoding flavin reductase family protein has translation MKKSLGPKILVGATPVWVVGTYDKEGRPNLMTAAWAGVCCSDPPCVGISLRKATYTHGSLKGSNAFTVSLPSMAYVKETDYVGIASGRNTDKWQVAGLTPVRSDVVDAPYVAEFPLVFECKLLHVLELGLHTHFIGEVLDVKAEESVLTGEGILEIEKVEPFLYIPGNRTYFGIGRYLGKAHSIGAGLAKK, from the coding sequence ATGAAGAAATCACTCGGTCCGAAAATCTTAGTGGGTGCAACGCCGGTGTGGGTTGTGGGTACATACGACAAAGAAGGCAGGCCGAACCTGATGACGGCGGCCTGGGCGGGAGTCTGCTGTTCTGATCCTCCCTGTGTCGGGATCTCGCTGAGGAAAGCAACCTATACACATGGAAGTCTTAAGGGGAGCAATGCCTTTACAGTGAGTCTTCCCTCAATGGCGTATGTGAAGGAAACCGATTATGTTGGTATCGCTTCCGGAAGGAATACCGACAAATGGCAGGTTGCCGGTCTGACTCCGGTGCGAAGCGACGTTGTTGATGCGCCTTACGTGGCAGAGTTCCCTCTCGTCTTTGAGTGCAAACTTCTTCATGTTCTCGAGCTGGGGCTCCACACGCACTTCATCGGCGAAGTCCTTGATGTCAAGGCTGAGGAATCGGTACTTACAGGAGAGGGAATACTGGAAATCGAGAAGGTAGAACCCTTTTTGTATATACCTGGTAACCGCACGTACTTCGGGATCGGCCGGTACCTCGGAAAGGCGCATTCCATTGGTGCAGGCCTGGCAAAAAAATGA
- a CDS encoding DUF2231 domain-containing protein, with the protein MADILITMKEIDAETLSRSNGKEGNPVYIAYKGRVIDVSKSKLWQTGVHMGRHAAGADLTAEIEAAPHGLDVLDRYPEIGSLKPATPAQRPMPACLVTLLTRYPILRRHPHPATVHFPVAFMTGVSGFYLLYLVTGVPSFETTALHCAGAGILFSLLSMATGFFTWWLNYLAKPVRQVTIKIVLSCIMLADAVVTFVWRLSAPAILNSFQGSGVLYLVLVFALGPLAITIGYFGGTLTFPVEKR; encoded by the coding sequence ATGGCAGATATCCTGATCACCATGAAAGAGATCGATGCAGAGACACTCTCCAGGAGCAACGGCAAAGAGGGGAACCCTGTCTACATAGCCTACAAAGGCAGGGTAATCGACGTCAGCAAAAGCAAGCTGTGGCAAACAGGCGTCCACATGGGGAGGCACGCTGCCGGCGCTGATCTCACTGCTGAGATAGAAGCAGCGCCGCACGGCCTCGACGTGTTGGACCGCTATCCGGAGATCGGCTCTCTAAAACCAGCCACGCCGGCACAACGCCCAATGCCGGCGTGCCTTGTTACCCTGCTTACCCGCTATCCCATTCTTCGCCGTCATCCGCATCCGGCCACGGTTCATTTCCCCGTCGCGTTCATGACAGGAGTTTCGGGATTCTACCTGCTCTACCTGGTTACCGGAGTGCCTTCGTTTGAGACCACGGCGCTTCATTGTGCCGGTGCCGGAATTCTTTTTTCGCTGTTGTCCATGGCAACGGGCTTTTTTACCTGGTGGCTCAATTACCTCGCCAAACCTGTACGCCAGGTAACGATAAAGATAGTTCTCTCCTGCATCATGCTTGCAGACGCGGTCGTCACCTTTGTGTGGCGCCTGTCGGCCCCCGCTATTCTCAACAGTTTCCAAGGGAGTGGGGTACTCTATTTGGTTCTTGTCTTTGCCCTCGGACCGCTTGCCATAACCATCGGCTATTTCGGCGGGACACTCACATTTCCGGTGGAGAAGAGATAG
- a CDS encoding UbiA family prenyltransferase: MKKETLQSRSFLSNVKLFLALSRTTHGLLDLATPALSALLWLGAFPSPWIVTVGLLTAFSGYTAVYALNDLVDYRSDMERVRTGVIKDARDYLDTVFLRHPMAQGALSFRKGLVWAAFWALTALVGASLLGPVCALLFLGGVVLEATYCLMLKVSYLRVLVSGLVKTLGGIAAVFAVDPTPSPVFLLLLFLWLFFWEIGGQNLPADWHDIDEDSELGHKTIPVRCGSRVTSSLILMSLIIAVLLGMYMLSTATGQFSIFCAGGSLLFGLVLLAEPAYQACRSESMRDVDTLFAKASLYPLSLLAVLLAHMISWQIS; this comes from the coding sequence GTGAAAAAAGAGACTCTCCAGTCACGATCATTTCTATCGAATGTAAAACTCTTCCTGGCCCTCTCCCGTACGACCCACGGTTTATTGGACCTGGCCACGCCAGCGTTATCGGCTCTCCTCTGGCTCGGAGCGTTTCCTTCTCCCTGGATCGTGACCGTTGGTCTTCTCACTGCTTTTTCAGGATACACGGCTGTCTATGCGCTCAATGACCTTGTCGATTATCGGAGCGACATGGAACGCGTGCGTACTGGCGTTATAAAGGATGCTCGCGATTATCTCGACACGGTTTTCCTGCGCCACCCTATGGCTCAAGGAGCGCTCAGCTTTCGGAAAGGGCTTGTGTGGGCTGCCTTCTGGGCGCTGACAGCGCTGGTAGGCGCCTCACTGCTTGGTCCTGTATGCGCTCTGCTTTTCCTCGGAGGCGTTGTACTGGAGGCGACCTACTGCCTCATGCTGAAGGTAAGTTATCTTCGCGTGCTCGTGAGCGGTCTCGTCAAAACGCTCGGCGGCATAGCTGCTGTATTCGCTGTCGACCCAACACCGTCGCCTGTCTTCCTCCTTCTCCTCTTCCTGTGGCTCTTCTTCTGGGAAATCGGCGGCCAGAACCTGCCCGCTGACTGGCACGACATCGACGAGGATTCTGAACTGGGACACAAGACCATCCCCGTCAGATGCGGCTCCAGGGTCACGTCTTCGCTTATTTTAATGTCACTGATCATCGCTGTCCTTCTCGGCATGTACATGCTTTCCACAGCCACCGGTCAATTTTCCATATTTTGTGCAGGAGGCAGTCTCCTGTTCGGGCTGGTTCTCCTTGCTGAGCCTGCTTACCAGGCCTGCCGCAGCGAATCGATGAGAGACGTTGATACGCTCTTTGCCAAAGCAAGCCTCTATCCCCTTTCCCTGCTTGCCGTGCTGCTGGCGCACATGATATCATGGCAGATATCCTGA